A single Amphiprion ocellaris isolate individual 3 ecotype Okinawa chromosome 1, ASM2253959v1, whole genome shotgun sequence DNA region contains:
- the LOC111572572 gene encoding src substrate protein p85 isoform X1 produces MRRAAVGQMVNVTVDDGGDDWETDPDFENDLSEKEQRWGAKTVAGSGHQEHIDIHRLRETVSTEHTSLKQKELETMPKASHGYGGKFGVQQDRMDKSAVGHDYQSKLSKHCSQTDTSKGFGGKFGVQADRVDQSAVGFEYAGKTEKHASQKDYATGFGGRYGVQADRVDQSAVGFDYQGKTEKHESQKDYAKGFGGKFGVETDKVDKSAVGFEYQGKTERHESQKDYVKGFGGKFGVQTDRQDKSALGWDHQEKLQLHESQKDYKRGFGGQYGVEVEKQDQCALGYEHKERLAKHESQKDYSKGFGGKFGVQNDRMDKSAGTFDDVEKPTSSYQKTKPVEAAGSSTGSIKARFENIAKQKEEEDRKRAEEERARRQAKERQEQEEARRKIEETPKAPSPAPAASPSPTPSPTPPVQPATAAAASDNQNVEDVTSDAAENGEQLYEPEPQSQYTQEEELYQTPDDNAAADGQRYEYGEDLGVTAVALYDYQAAGDDEISFDPDDIITNIEMIDEGWWRGVCRGAYGLFPANYVEVRQ; encoded by the exons ATGCGGAGGGCAGCAGTAGGACAGATGGTCAATGTGACTGTAGATGATGGAGGGGACGACTGGGAAACTGACCCTGATTTTGAG AATGATTTGTCAGAGAAGGAGCAGCGCTGGGGGGCCAAGACGGTGGCTGGCTCAGGACATCAGGAGCACATAGA TATCCATCGGCTGCGTGAGACGGTGTCGACCGAACACACCAGCTTGAAGCAGAAGGAGCTGGAGACGATGCCCAAGGCCTCTCATGGATATGGAGGAAAGTTTGGAGTGCAGCAGGATCGCATGGACAAA TCGGCCGTGGGTCATGACTACCAGAGCAAGTTGTCCAAGCACTGCTCCCAGACCGACACCTCCAAAGGCTTCGGAGGGAAGTTTGGAGTGCAGGCTGACCGCGTTGATCAG TCAGCTGTTGGGTTTGAGTATGCCGGAAAGACGGAGAAACACGCCTCGCAGAAAG ACTACGCCACTGGGTTTGGGGGTCGATACGGCGTGCAGGCAGATCGTGTCGACCAGAGCGCAGTGGGCTTCGATTACCAGGGCAAAACCGAGAAACACGAGTCCCAGAAAG ATTACGCCAAAGGCTTCGGCGGCAAGTTCGGCGTTGAGACCGACAAGGTGGACAAGAGCGCCGTGGGCTTCGAGTACCAGGGCAAAACAGAGAGGCACGAGTCTCAGAAAG ATTATGTAAAGGGCTTCGGAGGAAAGTTCGGCgtgcagacggacagacaggaTAAATCGGCTCTGGGATGGGACCACCAGGAGAAACTGCAGCTGCACGAGTCTCAGAAAG ACTATAAGCGTGGGTTTGGAGGGCAGTATGGGGTAGAGGTGGAGAAGCAGGACCAGTGTGCTCTGGGCTATGAGCACAAGGAGCGCCTGGCCAAGCACGAGTCCCAGAAAG ATTATTCTAAAGGATTCGGAGGGAAATTTGGTGTCCAGAACGACCGCATGGATAAG AGCGCAGGCACGTTTGACGATGTGGAGAAGCCGACATCATCCTACCAGAAAACCAAACCTGTGGAGGCTG ccggcagcagcacaggaagcaTCAAGGCTCGCTTCGAGAACATCGCCaagcagaaggaggaggaggaccggAAGAGGGCCGAGGAGGAGCGAGCGCGTCGACAGGCCAAAGAGAggcaggagcaggaggaggctcGACGTAAGATCGAAGAAACCCCCAAAGCCCCGTCTCCTGCCCCGGCTGCCAGCCCCAGTCCCACTCCCAGCCCCACCCCACCAGTGCAgccagcaacagcagcagcagcttcagacaACCAG AACGTCGAGGATGTTACCAGCGACGCTGCAGAGAACGGAGAGCAGCTGTACGAGCCGGAGCCACAGAGCCAATATACACAGGAGGAGGAACTCTACCAAACCCCCGACGACAACGCAGCAGCAG ATGGGCAGCGGTATGAGTACGGCGAGGACCTCGGGGTGACAGCTGTAGCTCTGTACGACTACCAAGCAG
- the LOC111572572 gene encoding src substrate cortactin isoform X2 has protein sequence MRRAAVGQMVNVTVDDGGDDWETDPDFENDLSEKEQRWGAKTVAGSGHQEHIDIHRLRETVSTEHTSLKQKELETMPKASHGYGGKFGVQQDRMDKSAVGHDYQSKLSKHCSQTDTSKGFGGKFGVQADRVDQSAVGFEYAGKTEKHASQKDYATGFGGRYGVQADRVDQSAVGFDYQGKTEKHESQKDYAKGFGGKFGVETDKVDKSAVGFEYQGKTERHESQKDYVKGFGGKFGVQTDRQDKSALGWDHQEKLQLHESQKDYSKGFGGKFGVQNDRMDKSAGTFDDVEKPTSSYQKTKPVEAAGSSTGSIKARFENIAKQKEEEDRKRAEEERARRQAKERQEQEEARRKIEETPKAPSPAPAASPSPTPSPTPPVQPATAAAASDNQNVEDVTSDAAENGEQLYEPEPQSQYTQEEELYQTPDDNAAADGQRYEYGEDLGVTAVALYDYQAAGDDEISFDPDDIITNIEMIDEGWWRGVCRGAYGLFPANYVEVRQ, from the exons ATGCGGAGGGCAGCAGTAGGACAGATGGTCAATGTGACTGTAGATGATGGAGGGGACGACTGGGAAACTGACCCTGATTTTGAG AATGATTTGTCAGAGAAGGAGCAGCGCTGGGGGGCCAAGACGGTGGCTGGCTCAGGACATCAGGAGCACATAGA TATCCATCGGCTGCGTGAGACGGTGTCGACCGAACACACCAGCTTGAAGCAGAAGGAGCTGGAGACGATGCCCAAGGCCTCTCATGGATATGGAGGAAAGTTTGGAGTGCAGCAGGATCGCATGGACAAA TCGGCCGTGGGTCATGACTACCAGAGCAAGTTGTCCAAGCACTGCTCCCAGACCGACACCTCCAAAGGCTTCGGAGGGAAGTTTGGAGTGCAGGCTGACCGCGTTGATCAG TCAGCTGTTGGGTTTGAGTATGCCGGAAAGACGGAGAAACACGCCTCGCAGAAAG ACTACGCCACTGGGTTTGGGGGTCGATACGGCGTGCAGGCAGATCGTGTCGACCAGAGCGCAGTGGGCTTCGATTACCAGGGCAAAACCGAGAAACACGAGTCCCAGAAAG ATTACGCCAAAGGCTTCGGCGGCAAGTTCGGCGTTGAGACCGACAAGGTGGACAAGAGCGCCGTGGGCTTCGAGTACCAGGGCAAAACAGAGAGGCACGAGTCTCAGAAAG ATTATGTAAAGGGCTTCGGAGGAAAGTTCGGCgtgcagacggacagacaggaTAAATCGGCTCTGGGATGGGACCACCAGGAGAAACTGCAGCTGCACGAGTCTCAGAAAG ATTATTCTAAAGGATTCGGAGGGAAATTTGGTGTCCAGAACGACCGCATGGATAAG AGCGCAGGCACGTTTGACGATGTGGAGAAGCCGACATCATCCTACCAGAAAACCAAACCTGTGGAGGCTG ccggcagcagcacaggaagcaTCAAGGCTCGCTTCGAGAACATCGCCaagcagaaggaggaggaggaccggAAGAGGGCCGAGGAGGAGCGAGCGCGTCGACAGGCCAAAGAGAggcaggagcaggaggaggctcGACGTAAGATCGAAGAAACCCCCAAAGCCCCGTCTCCTGCCCCGGCTGCCAGCCCCAGTCCCACTCCCAGCCCCACCCCACCAGTGCAgccagcaacagcagcagcagcttcagacaACCAG AACGTCGAGGATGTTACCAGCGACGCTGCAGAGAACGGAGAGCAGCTGTACGAGCCGGAGCCACAGAGCCAATATACACAGGAGGAGGAACTCTACCAAACCCCCGACGACAACGCAGCAGCAG ATGGGCAGCGGTATGAGTACGGCGAGGACCTCGGGGTGACAGCTGTAGCTCTGTACGACTACCAAGCAG